The window TCTATTTCAGCGGACAGTTCGGGAAGCTGGGCACGCGCCGTCCGTTCGCCCATGCAGGGCGCGCTGCGGTGGGGACGGCGGGCCTGTTCTGCAATATTGCCGCCTCCACGCTGCTGCCGCTGCCCGTGGCCACGACACTGGGCTTCACCGCGCCGCTCTTCGCCGTCCTCATTACCGCGCTGATCCTGCGCGAGCATGTCGGGCGCTGGCGCTGGACTGCCGTGATCGCCGGGTTTGCGGGCGTGCTCGTCATCGCAGGGCCCGGCGAGATCGCCAATGTCCCGGTGCTGGGCGTCGCGGCTGGCCTTGGTGCCGGGATCATCGTGGCCACGGTCAGCTTCCAGATCCGCGATCTGGCGCGCACCGACACGCCGATCTCGATGGTGTTCTGGTTCGCGCTTTTCGGGATGCTGGGGGCCAGCCTGTTCCTGCCCTTCTACGGGCGCTGGCATGAGCCGCAGGTCTACCTGATCCTGCTGGCCCTGGGACTCGCCGGGACATTGGGGCAATTCTTCATCGCCGCCTCGCTGCGCTACGCCTCGGTCGCGACCGTGGTCGTCATCGACTATGTCTCGCTCATCTGGGCGACGACCTACGGCCTCGTCATCTTTGACAGCTGGCCGCCCCATACGACCTGGTTTGGCGCGCCGCTGATCATCGCGGCGGGCCTCATCATCACCTGGCGCGAGCATTACCTGTCGCGCCGGGTTTCCCCGGCCTCCGCCATTGATTCCAGCGCTCTTGAAGAAGCCGCCGAGGACGAAGCTGCCCCCCGCACCGGAACCTGATCATGGCTTGCGTGTTTTTCCCTGCGACCCGGCCGCTTGCGGCCTCGCGGCACGAAAAGGAAAAGACGCCATGATCAAGAAGTTCACCTTCGCCCTCCTCGCCAGCGGCCTCGTCCTGGGTGCGAGCGCGTGCAACACCGTCAAGGGTGCCGGCGCGGACATCGAATCGGTCGGCCAGGCGGGCGACGACGCCATCAACTGAGCCAATCCGGCAGAGCCGGACCGTGCAGACACCCCTCTCCTCCAGCAGGAGCGCCTGCGCGGTCCGGTTCCGTCCCCAAGCCGAACGGGGACGGTCGATCTTGGCAGGATGGCGATGCTTCGCGTAAGAAGGTCGCTCCATCCACCACGAGAAGATCGACCGCA is drawn from Novosphingobium decolorationis and contains these coding sequences:
- a CDS encoding entericidin A/B family lipoprotein, whose protein sequence is MIKKFTFALLASGLVLGASACNTVKGAGADIESVGQAGDDAIN
- a CDS encoding DMT family transporter, yielding MTSSPDMPAPSAKPRPAPAERPHNPLLAISLRLGATLALATMFMLIKLAGTYGVSMPELMFWRQAISVPLIAGALYFSGQFGKLGTRRPFAHAGRAAVGTAGLFCNIAASTLLPLPVATTLGFTAPLFAVLITALILREHVGRWRWTAVIAGFAGVLVIAGPGEIANVPVLGVAAGLGAGIIVATVSFQIRDLARTDTPISMVFWFALFGMLGASLFLPFYGRWHEPQVYLILLALGLAGTLGQFFIAASLRYASVATVVVIDYVSLIWATTYGLVIFDSWPPHTTWFGAPLIIAAGLIITWREHYLSRRVSPASAIDSSALEEAAEDEAAPRTGT